AGCCTGCATCGTGCAGGCTCCCTTTCATTTGCCGAACTCTGATTCGACATAAATAGTGAATCCTCTCTCCGCATTAAGACACTCTTCATCATGAGTCATTCCGTATAATAAAGATAAAGAGCGTGCAGCGGCAGGAGGGGTTCAGTATGAGGCATTACTATGTTTATTTAATAGAAGAAGAATTCGCAAGCCATTATTTTGGCAAAGAGTCGAAGATTTTTAACCTGATTCAAAATTTTCAATGGACAAGCATTCATGACGGTTCGTACGACCTGTTGGATCGCCAGGTACAATATATTTCTAAAGCCATCCCGGCCAAAAAAATTCATCAGCTGTTAACCGGGTTCTTAACGATGAGAAAAGGCTACCGGCAGTTAGGCCACTTGCACAGAATCATTCTTAATGGTGAGGCCGGACAGGCAACATTGCTTATAAAAGACCGATATTTGGAAATCGATGCTCAAGGCAGCTATGAAGCGGAGACGATATTTTTTGAAATTCTTAGGAAAATGGACCCCTGTTTTCTCGCGATGGACTTCCAATCCCAGCGATATGGATGGCTGAACCCGATATCTGAAAGAAAATTTGTCTAAAAAAGCAGAAATTATGCAGGAATTATTGTATAATATCGAAGGGTTTAGTAGACTGTAAACGAGAGAACTTGAAGGAGGAACTACCATGGCTTTATGGCTAGGCATAACACTGATCATAGTTGCTCTTTTGGGCGGCGTGGCGCTGGGCTTCTTTATTGCTCGCAGATACATGATGAGCTATTTGAAAAAGAATCCGCCAATCAATGAACAAATGCTTCGTATGATGATGATGCAAATGGGAATGAAACCATCCCAGAAAAAAATCAATCAAATGATGAAAGCGATGAACAGTCAGCAGATTAAATAAGGTATTTCAGCTGGTGTTTATAGTGCTTTAACGATAGTCACTCCTGGCATTTTGCAGATTTGTCATGCAGAGTGAGCCATTCATCTGAAATTTGACTAATGTATGCTTGATCTTTCATCAATCAAACACCGAACCGCTTCTATGCTGGCCATCAAACCAGTAGAAGGCGGTTTTTTATATTGGCCAGATATCAGAGCAGAGGTGGACAGCCAACAGATTTTAGAAGTGATTTGCTTGTGTGAGTAGTGATATCGGCAACATTTTTTCGGAAAGCGTCCACCTTCAAAATGCAGAATTGAAAACTTAAAGGTCCTTCCGTTTAGTTGGCGAATAGTAGATGAAGGAGGAGGTTTTTAATATGCCGCAGGTAAGGATTGAAATGATTATCGATGAAAATGACGCATTCCATGATAAGGTTGATCTAGAAATCGCTCAGCTTATGATGCTATCGGATTTCATTACAGTCAATAGCAACACAGTCCGGGTATACGCAAAGGAAGTTACCAGCGCAGGAATTGTAAAGTTTTATGGGATCAGAAAAAAACCGGAAGATATTAGGTAGGGGAAAATCTGCTTTAAAAAAGGGAATGACCGCCCTGTTGCGCCACTCCCTTTCCCTGTTAATGCATATAACGCTGATTGTTTTGAGGAAGGATAATCTGCTGATACTCATACAGCATTTTATCAAGTTCCTGGCTGTATTGAATGGTGACCGTTGAACTCATTCCGTTTTTACAGACGATTTCATTCAGTTCTTCTCGTTTGCGTTCGATTTCTTTAAGCATATCCTTCTTTGTCACTGCGATGTATCCTTTCTATGTAAACTGCTGCATTTTGTTTGGAAAAAAGTTATAGGTTTTGATGGAATTGTCATCATTGATTATAAGCTTTTTAATAGCATCCTAAAACCTAGTCGAATTAAGTGTAAGAAAATTGACATATGAATGACATAAAATGAAATATTTATTCGTATTCATTCCGGATGTGGTACATTTAAAAAAAGGTATTGAAGAGAGAAGGATGAGGATGGCAGATGTAAATGCGATGCTTTCATTTGGAGCGGGGTTCCTTTCTTTTGTTTCACCTTGCTGCCTGCCGGTTTATCCGGCGTTTTTATCATACATAACGGGAGTTTCTGTTCAGGATTTGAAATCGGAGCAGGGAATGCACCGAACACAGAGCATGCTTCATACAGGCTTTTTCTTGCTGGGTTTTTCCATTATCTTTGTGGCACTTGGGTTCAGTACGTCCATGATTGGGAGTTTTTTTATTAACTATCAGGATTTACTTCGGCAGCTGGGAGCGATATTGATTGTCTTTATGGGGTTTGTCACGCTTGGAGTTTTATCTCCAAAATTCCTTATGAAAGAGCGGAGACTGCAGTTCAAGCATCGGCCTGCAGGGTATGCGGGGTCAATTTTGATTGGGCTTGGATTTGCTGCTGGATGGTCTCCATGTGTCGGTCCGATTTTGACAGCGGTGATGACCTTAGCCGGTTCACAGCCGGAATCAGCGCTTCTGTATATGATTAGCTATACGCTTGGTTTTTCTGTCCCTTTTTTTGTTTTAGCTTTTTTTATCGGAAAGATGCATTGGATTTCAAAGCATACTGCCGTATTTATGAAAGCAGGGGGCGGGATTATGGTTGCAATGGGATTGCTCCTATTCTTCGATGGTATGGCGGCTATTATCAACTATTTTACAAAATTGACAGGTTTTACAGGATTTTAGACCTATAAATATTTTAAAAATAAGTCAAATTTACTACTTTTTCCTCTTCTTTCTGTTATAATAGATTACAGATGAAGGCGAAGCATTTTAGGGAGGGGTAACATGGCGAGGATTCTGATCGTTGATGATGCCAAATTTATGAGAGTTACATTGACTAATGTACTTGAAGGAGCAAGTCACACCATAGCAGGGGAAGCCGAAAATGGCATTGAAGCGGTCAGTCAATATAAGGCACTGCTCCCGGATCTTGTAACACTTGATATTACAATGCCTGAGAAAAATGGGCTGGATGCATTAAAAGAGATTATGAGTGAGTTTCCGGCCGCAAAAGTAATCATGTGTTCTGCTATGGGCCAGCAGAAAATGGTTGTAGAGGCGATTGAAGCGGGAGCCAAAGATTTTATTATTAAGCCCTTCGACTCCAGCCGGGTTCTTGAAGCGGTAGAGCGGGTACTGGGCTAACCTATACATTGCCATTTAGAATGAATCTAAATGGTTTTTTCATTTCTTGAAATACTAGCATGTCCGGCAAGCCTTTGTCATATGTTAACTTTGAGTAAATTGGTTTATAATAGAAGAATCAAAATATGAGGGATGATGAACCATGGATTTATTAGTCATTTCTACGATAATGGCGGTTGTAATGGGAACGATCGTATTAGTAGTAAGAATGCGCGCTTCAAGGAAGCCTGCATCAGCTAAGAAAATTATCCTTCCGCCATTATTCATGAGTACAGGTGCCTTGATGTTTATTTTTCCGTTTTTCCATGTAACGCTTGCAGAATTTTGGGAGGCCATTCTAGCGGGAATGTTTTTTTCAATATTTCTCATTAAAACGAGCAAGTTTGAAATTCGCGACAATGAAATTTATTTAAAGCGATCGAAGGCATTTGCTTTTATTTTAATTGGTTTGCTGGCAC
The Metabacillus sp. FJAT-52054 genome window above contains:
- the sirA gene encoding sporulation inhibitor of replication protein SirA; this encodes MRHYYVYLIEEEFASHYFGKESKIFNLIQNFQWTSIHDGSYDLLDRQVQYISKAIPAKKIHQLLTGFLTMRKGYRQLGHLHRIILNGEAGQATLLIKDRYLEIDAQGSYEAETIFFEILRKMDPCFLAMDFQSQRYGWLNPISERKFV
- a CDS encoding YneF family protein — translated: MALWLGITLIIVALLGGVALGFFIARRYMMSYLKKNPPINEQMLRMMMMQMGMKPSQKKINQMMKAMNSQQIK
- a CDS encoding aspartyl-phosphate phosphatase Spo0E family protein, with the protein product MLKEIERKREELNEIVCKNGMSSTVTIQYSQELDKMLYEYQQIILPQNNQRYMH
- a CDS encoding cytochrome c biogenesis protein CcdA, encoding MADVNAMLSFGAGFLSFVSPCCLPVYPAFLSYITGVSVQDLKSEQGMHRTQSMLHTGFFLLGFSIIFVALGFSTSMIGSFFINYQDLLRQLGAILIVFMGFVTLGVLSPKFLMKERRLQFKHRPAGYAGSILIGLGFAAGWSPCVGPILTAVMTLAGSQPESALLYMISYTLGFSVPFFVLAFFIGKMHWISKHTAVFMKAGGGIMVAMGLLLFFDGMAAIINYFTKLTGFTGF
- a CDS encoding response regulator; this encodes MARILIVDDAKFMRVTLTNVLEGASHTIAGEAENGIEAVSQYKALLPDLVTLDITMPEKNGLDALKEIMSEFPAAKVIMCSAMGQQKMVVEAIEAGAKDFIIKPFDSSRVLEAVERVLG
- a CDS encoding cytochrome c biogenesis protein CcdC, which codes for MDLLVISTIMAVVMGTIVLVVRMRASRKPASAKKIILPPLFMSTGALMFIFPFFHVTLAEFWEAILAGMFFSIFLIKTSKFEIRDNEIYLKRSKAFAFILIGLLALRVGLKSFLSLSIDVGALSGMFWLLAFGMIVPWRIAMYMSFKKIQNQINPPNTQAT